The Planococcus sp. MSAK28401 genome window below encodes:
- the xerS gene encoding tyrosine recombinase XerS, which yields MTPEELQVLQRIETQLTTMPFYVVEYVRSKKRAGLSPDTLLQYLYRYQHFFQWLQREGLATSSDLASIPYTLLAEMKKQDMELYIEYLREETIPYEKDTTKKRGDAVVNLSIHALKSLFNYLTKETETEDGESYFYRNVMSKIVLHTKKETASRRAQKISSVILNEQEIHEFLHFVEHDYETTLTNGISKQRFSRDKERDLAILSLFLGSGIRLGETARILTKKVNLKKQLIDIKRKGAKEDTIGVMDQAMGHLKSYLSIRENRYKASNEVPFLFVTLYGGAARPLSRRSIENLVNKYTAAFAQGEGMSPHKLRHSFAADFIRNGGNIVLLRDQLGHSNIETTSLYTNLSNKDNQQVLSRMEKNRTNRLNNHMDLNN from the coding sequence ATGACACCCGAAGAGCTTCAAGTCCTCCAACGCATTGAAACACAGCTCACTACCATGCCCTTTTACGTGGTCGAATACGTTCGATCCAAAAAACGGGCGGGACTTTCCCCTGATACTTTGTTGCAGTACTTATATCGCTATCAACACTTCTTTCAATGGCTGCAGCGGGAAGGTCTAGCGACGTCTTCTGACCTGGCTTCGATTCCCTATACACTATTGGCAGAAATGAAAAAACAAGATATGGAACTCTACATTGAGTATTTACGAGAGGAAACCATCCCTTACGAAAAAGATACGACAAAAAAACGCGGCGATGCGGTTGTGAATTTATCTATTCATGCGCTGAAGTCTCTTTTCAACTACTTGACGAAGGAAACCGAAACTGAAGATGGAGAATCTTATTTCTACCGGAACGTGATGAGCAAAATCGTGCTGCATACGAAAAAAGAAACGGCAAGTCGCCGGGCTCAAAAAATCAGCTCGGTCATCTTGAATGAACAGGAGATTCATGAATTTCTTCATTTTGTCGAGCATGACTATGAAACAACCTTAACGAATGGCATTTCAAAACAGCGATTTTCTCGTGACAAAGAACGGGACCTTGCCATCCTCTCCCTATTCCTCGGTAGTGGCATTCGCCTCGGAGAAACTGCACGGATTCTGACGAAGAAAGTCAATTTGAAGAAACAGCTAATTGACATTAAACGTAAGGGAGCTAAAGAAGACACGATCGGCGTCATGGATCAAGCGATGGGTCACTTGAAATCTTATCTCAGCATTCGAGAAAATCGCTATAAAGCGAGCAATGAAGTCCCTTTTCTTTTTGTTACTCTGTATGGTGGCGCTGCGCGTCCTCTCTCTCGTCGGTCGATTGAAAACCTGGTGAACAAATATACAGCGGCCTTTGCACAAGGGGAAGGCATGAGTCCTCACAAGCTTCGGCATAGTTTTGCAGCGGACTTTATTCGGAATGGCGGCAATATCGTGCTCTTGCGAGACCAATTAGGACACAGCAACATCGAAACAACCTCCCTCTATACGAATCTATCGAATAAAGATAATCAGCAAGTCCTATCTAGAATGGAGAAAAACCGCACGAATCGATTGAACAATCATATGGATTTAAATAACTGA
- a CDS encoding IS256 family transposase, with translation MTQFTTELMQALVKKEDISEVFRKHLETAVNTLLQTELTAFLDYEKYDRIGFNSGNSRNGVYTRTLRTEYGDLELSMPRDRNGEFDQQTVAPYKRSNDTLETFVIHMFQKGVTMSEISDLIEKMYGHHYTPQIISNMTKVMSEQVEAFKSRPLEQRYACVYLDATYIALKRDTVSKEAVYITIGIREDGSKEVLAYTVAPTESAFVWEEVLLDLKERGVEEVLLFISDGLKGITDRIFAVFPDAQYQACCVHLSRGIRHKVRVTDRKEILDDFKSVYRSENQELGEKALKAFVDKWKTAYPKVAKSLEANPYIFTFYSFPKSIWRSIYSTNLIESFNKNVKKYSKRKEQFPNEDSLDRFLVSQFEIYNQNFSTRCHIGFDQARAELTEMFKQT, from the coding sequence ATGACTCAGTTTACAACAGAACTTATGCAAGCTCTAGTAAAAAAAGAAGACATCTCCGAAGTTTTTCGCAAACATTTGGAGACGGCGGTGAATACACTTCTTCAAACGGAACTAACAGCGTTCCTGGATTACGAAAAATACGACCGCATCGGGTTTAATTCCGGCAACTCACGCAATGGTGTCTACACGCGGACACTCCGTACGGAGTATGGGGATTTAGAGCTTTCGATGCCACGGGACCGGAACGGCGAATTCGACCAACAGACGGTCGCTCCGTACAAGCGCTCAAACGATACGCTGGAAACCTTCGTTATTCATATGTTCCAAAAAGGCGTGACCATGTCCGAGATATCGGACCTGATCGAGAAAATGTACGGCCATCATTACACGCCGCAAATCATTTCCAATATGACGAAAGTCATGAGCGAACAGGTCGAGGCGTTTAAATCTCGTCCGTTAGAACAGCGTTACGCGTGTGTCTATCTGGATGCAACTTACATTGCCCTCAAGCGCGACACGGTCTCGAAGGAAGCCGTCTATATTACGATTGGCATCCGAGAGGACGGCTCAAAAGAAGTGTTGGCCTATACAGTGGCACCTACGGAATCCGCATTCGTTTGGGAAGAAGTCCTGTTGGACTTGAAAGAGCGCGGTGTCGAAGAGGTGCTTTTGTTTATCTCCGACGGCTTGAAAGGCATCACCGATCGCATCTTCGCGGTCTTTCCCGATGCTCAATATCAGGCGTGCTGCGTTCACCTGTCGCGCGGGATCCGCCACAAAGTTCGCGTTACCGATCGCAAGGAGATTCTGGATGATTTCAAATCGGTCTACCGGTCAGAGAACCAAGAACTGGGTGAAAAAGCGTTGAAAGCCTTTGTCGATAAATGGAAAACGGCCTATCCCAAAGTGGCGAAATCGTTGGAAGCGAATCCCTATATTTTCACTTTCTACAGCTTCCCAAAATCCATTTGGCGAAGCATCTATTCAACGAACCTGATCGAATCGTTCAACAAGAACGTAAAGAAATACAGCAAGCGCAAGGAACAATTTCCGAACGAAGATTCCTTGGATCGCTTCCTGGTTTCCCAGTTCGAAATCTATAACCAGAACTTCTCCACCCGTTGCCATATCGGATTCGATCAAGCTCGTGCAGAGCTGACTGAGATGTTCAAGCAAACCTAA